The following coding sequences lie in one Stenotrophomonas rhizophila genomic window:
- a CDS encoding NAD+ synthase — translation MASIRIAMAQFDFPVGAVAQNTDNIIAMIAEARDEYGAELVVFPELAISGYPPEDLLLRPGFLYDCEQALKRIAAATHGIAAVVGWPQATGSVVYNAASVLRDGKVEHTYRKRELPNYAVFDERRYFDVDPDGGSCVFELKGVPVGVLVCEDLWFAEPLADTVREGAQLVVVPNASPYERGKHAQRDALLAERTRESGAAIAYLNVVGGQDALVFDGASVVADGDGTVHPAAAAFTDQWLVVDYDAATRRFMPREWIDDGDESMDALAWRAVTRGIQDYCRKNGFKKVWLGLSGGIDSALVLAMAVDALGADNVTAVRLPSRYTAGMSNDLAAEQCRALGVKLEAVSIEPVFEGLMAALGPMFEGQAADVTEENLQSRSRGVILMALSNKFGGLLLTTGNKSEYAVGYATIYGDMCGGYAPLKDLYKTEVFGLSKWRNTVGGAPVIPPAVISRPPSAELRDNQTDQDSLPAYDVLDGILYRYVDQEQSREEIVAAGYAAEVVDRVLRLVRTSEWKRHQAAPGPKVSRRAFGRERRYPISNGYKG, via the coding sequence ATGGCTTCGATCCGCATCGCGATGGCGCAGTTTGATTTCCCGGTAGGCGCCGTGGCGCAGAACACCGACAACATCATCGCCATGATCGCCGAGGCGCGCGATGAGTACGGCGCCGAACTGGTGGTGTTTCCGGAACTGGCCATCAGCGGCTACCCGCCGGAAGACCTGCTGCTGCGCCCGGGCTTCCTGTACGACTGCGAGCAGGCACTCAAGCGCATTGCCGCGGCCACCCACGGCATTGCCGCCGTGGTAGGCTGGCCGCAGGCCACCGGCTCGGTGGTGTACAACGCCGCCAGCGTGCTGCGCGATGGCAAGGTCGAGCACACCTACCGCAAGCGCGAGCTGCCCAATTACGCGGTGTTCGACGAACGCCGTTACTTCGACGTGGACCCGGACGGCGGCAGCTGCGTGTTCGAGCTGAAAGGCGTGCCGGTGGGCGTGCTGGTCTGCGAAGACCTGTGGTTCGCCGAGCCGCTGGCCGATACCGTGCGCGAAGGCGCGCAGCTGGTGGTGGTGCCCAATGCCTCGCCGTACGAGCGTGGCAAGCACGCCCAGCGCGATGCGCTGCTGGCCGAGCGTACGCGCGAGAGCGGGGCGGCCATTGCCTACCTGAACGTGGTGGGCGGCCAGGACGCGCTGGTGTTCGATGGCGCCTCGGTCGTGGCCGATGGCGACGGCACCGTGCACCCGGCCGCCGCCGCCTTCACCGACCAGTGGCTGGTGGTGGACTACGACGCCGCCACGCGTCGCTTCATGCCGCGTGAGTGGATCGACGACGGCGATGAAAGCATGGATGCGCTGGCCTGGCGCGCGGTCACCCGCGGCATCCAGGACTATTGCCGCAAGAACGGCTTCAAGAAGGTGTGGCTGGGCCTGTCCGGCGGCATCGATTCGGCCCTGGTGCTGGCCATGGCGGTCGATGCGCTGGGCGCGGACAACGTCACCGCGGTGCGCCTGCCATCGCGCTATACCGCCGGCATGTCCAACGACCTGGCGGCCGAGCAGTGCCGCGCGCTGGGCGTGAAGCTGGAGGCCGTTTCGATCGAGCCGGTGTTCGAAGGCCTGATGGCCGCGCTGGGGCCGATGTTCGAGGGCCAGGCCGCCGATGTGACCGAGGAGAACCTGCAGTCCCGCAGCCGCGGGGTGATCCTGATGGCGCTGTCGAACAAGTTCGGCGGGCTGCTGCTGACCACCGGCAACAAGAGCGAGTATGCGGTCGGCTACGCCACCATCTACGGCGACATGTGCGGTGGCTACGCGCCGCTGAAGGACCTGTACAAGACCGAGGTGTTCGGTCTGTCCAAGTGGCGCAACACCGTGGGTGGGGCGCCGGTGATCCCGCCGGCGGTGATCAGCCGCCCGCCCTCGGCCGAACTGCGCGACAACCAGACCGACCAGGACTCGCTGCCGGCCTACGACGTGCTGGACGGCATCCTGTACCGCTACGTGGACCAGGAGCAGTCGCGCGAGGAGATCGTGGCCGCCGGGTATGCCGCCGAGGTGGTGGACCGTGTGCTGCGCCTGGTGCGCACCAGCGAATGGAAGCGCCACCAGGCTGCGCCGGGGCCGAAGGTGTCGCGGCGCGCGTTCGGGCGCGAGCGGCGGTACCCGATCAGCAACGGGTACAAGGGCTGA
- the pgeF gene encoding peptidoglycan editing factor PgeF, which yields MPTPVPLLAADWPAPAGVQAGTTLRYGAGGSVPPFDQFNMGNRYAAEGDDPAQVQRNRDLLQVGLALPSAPHWLRQVHGTTVLRFNAAPTAQGVETEPTADAAVTSVPGVVLAILTADCLPVVLAARDGSEIGAAHAGWRGLADGMLEATVAAMRTPAAQLQAWLGPAAGPAHYEVGEDVFAAFVERDAGAEAAFVATRPGHWKVDLYALARRRLHSVGVDPAQISGGQLCSIDDPQRFYSHRRDRRTGRMATLAWMAR from the coding sequence ATGCCAACGCCGGTTCCGCTGCTGGCGGCCGACTGGCCTGCGCCTGCCGGGGTACAGGCGGGTACCACCCTGCGCTACGGCGCGGGTGGGTCGGTGCCGCCGTTCGATCAGTTCAACATGGGCAACCGCTATGCCGCCGAGGGCGACGACCCGGCCCAGGTGCAGCGCAACCGTGACCTGCTGCAGGTCGGCCTGGCCCTGCCGTCGGCGCCGCACTGGCTGCGCCAGGTGCACGGCACCACGGTGCTGCGGTTCAACGCTGCGCCCACCGCGCAGGGCGTGGAGACCGAGCCGACCGCCGATGCGGCGGTCACCTCGGTGCCCGGCGTGGTGCTGGCGATCCTGACCGCCGACTGCCTGCCGGTGGTGCTGGCCGCCCGCGATGGCAGCGAGATCGGCGCGGCCCATGCCGGGTGGCGCGGCCTGGCCGACGGCATGCTGGAAGCCACCGTGGCCGCCATGCGCACCCCGGCGGCCCAGCTGCAGGCGTGGCTGGGGCCGGCCGCCGGCCCGGCCCATTACGAGGTGGGCGAGGACGTATTTGCCGCCTTCGTCGAACGCGACGCGGGCGCCGAAGCGGCGTTCGTGGCCACCCGCCCGGGGCATTGGAAGGTGGACCTGTACGCGCTGGCCCGGCGCCGCCTGCACAGCGTGGGGGTCGACCCGGCGCAGATCAGCGGCGGCCAGCTGTGCAGCATCGATGACCCGCAGCGGTTCTACTCGCACCGGCGCGACCGCCGTACCGGGCGCATGGCGACCCTGGCCTGGATGGCGCGCTGA
- a CDS encoding IS3 family transposase (programmed frameshift): MDSTLRRSQRDYSLAFKLAVVDQIERGELTYRQAQDRYGIQGSSTVLKWLRRHGRQDWSGGASSAPMTTSPKSGAGKPLTPEQQIKALQVQLREANEKAQLFEAIVDVLKEDYGVRIGKKAFRQVLTQGRLQGLSVARACRHFGISRQAYYKAGHRQQQQLVEGARAIALVGGYRARQPRIGTRKLHGLIRPALQASGIAMGRDRLFGVLRDARLLVPMRRAYHKTTNSHHRFRRHPNLLKAGEGRVVPTGCEQVWVADITYLPTQGKFVYLSLITDAWSRKIVGWSVHDTLQTEQVAQALQMALKGRKTRQQLVHHSDRGIQYCSDYYQKIHAAHGVTCSMTDGYDCYQNALAERVNGILKGEFLLHRPRDLAQARQMVAESVAIYNAERPHLSLKMQTPDAVHRASLAA; the protein is encoded by the exons ATGGATTCAACACTCAGGCGCAGCCAGCGGGATTACTCGCTGGCCTTCAAATTGGCGGTGGTCGACCAGATCGAGCGTGGGGAGCTGACCTATCGTCAGGCCCAGGATCGATACGGCATCCAAGGCAGCAGTACCGTGCTGAAGTGGCTTCGCCGACATGGTCGGCAGGACTGGTCGGGTGGTGCATCATCTGCCCCCATGACCACTTCACCCAAAAGCGGGGCGGGCAAGCCGCTGACGCCGGAACAACAGATCAAGGCCTTGCAGGTGCAACTGCGGGAAGCCAACGAGAAAGCGCAGCTTTTCGAAGCCATCGTCGATGTCCTCAAAGAGGACTACGGGGTACGCATCG GTAAAAAAGCCTTCCGGCAAGTCCTCACGCAAGGGCGCCTCCAAGGCCTAAGCGTGGCAAGGGCTTGCCGACATTTCGGCATTAGTCGGCAGGCGTACTACAAAGCCGGCCATCGCCAACAACAGCAGCTGGTCGAGGGCGCGCGGGCGATCGCCTTGGTGGGTGGCTATCGGGCCCGTCAGCCACGCATCGGCACCCGCAAGCTCCACGGTCTGATCAGGCCGGCACTGCAGGCATCGGGGATAGCGATGGGGCGGGACCGCCTGTTTGGTGTCCTTCGTGATGCCCGGCTCCTGGTGCCCATGCGGCGCGCATATCACAAGACAACCAACAGCCATCACCGCTTCCGGCGGCACCCCAACCTGCTCAAAGCTGGCGAGGGGCGCGTGGTACCCACCGGCTGCGAGCAGGTGTGGGTCGCCGACATCACCTACCTGCCAACGCAAGGGAAATTCGTCTATCTGAGCCTGATTACGGATGCTTGGTCACGCAAGATCGTTGGCTGGAGTGTGCACGACACGCTGCAGACCGAGCAGGTTGCCCAGGCGTTGCAGATGGCGCTGAAAGGACGAAAAACGCGTCAACAACTGGTCCACCACTCCGATCGAGGTATCCAATACTGCTCGGATTACTACCAGAAGATCCACGCCGCGCACGGCGTAACCTGCTCGATGACCGACGGCTACGACTGCTACCAGAATGCGTTGGCAGAACGGGTAAATGGGATCTTGAAAGGCGAATTCCTGCTGCATCGCCCTCGGGACCTGGCGCAGGCACGGCAGATGGTGGCCGAGTCGGTGGCGATCTATAACGCCGAGCGGCCGCACCTGTCCCTTAAAATGCAGACGCCCGATGCAGTGCATCGGGCGTCCTTGGCCGCCTGA
- a CDS encoding OmpA family protein, whose protein sequence is MSALDRFINDAAARLELGYRARSVVNVLAGWIASHPLGLDGLAQQFEQAGLGAQFRSWQRPTEPSRPVLASELEHAVRTHALVTMARRAGFPPGTFRVIACELLPGLVALASASGPVRAAALGPAGLHRPRGLTPAPARTVQGLALRGMLWMLAGVVLIGFTTWLHLKIRAPHWVAPVITEQRDARLSMHQYGDRLLVQGRLPSEAARRQVWNALTALYGRDNVRGGIELDPATRPPRWLDRLSARIAQLEGDGLLLDFNGDALRVDTSAMVAEQRLEVSRLLRHHFADLQTTGLWGPGLAALATLPAHAEATTVVEALNRTTLKFRAGSAALTGDSADTVDAVAAALTLLPASTRIEVAAHTDSTGHADASLLLSQQRAAAVVQALQERGVPASMLVATGLGQQYPVADNRDDAGRARNRRITYTVRAPERDAGTAVAVAWQDR, encoded by the coding sequence TGGATCGCGTCGCACCCGCTGGGCCTGGACGGCCTGGCGCAACAGTTCGAGCAGGCCGGGCTGGGCGCCCAGTTCCGTAGCTGGCAGCGACCGACCGAACCCTCCCGCCCCGTGCTGGCAAGCGAACTGGAGCACGCCGTCCGCACCCATGCGCTGGTCACGATGGCACGCCGGGCCGGCTTTCCGCCCGGCACGTTCCGGGTAATCGCCTGCGAGCTGCTGCCCGGCCTGGTCGCGCTGGCCAGCGCGTCCGGCCCTGTGCGCGCCGCTGCACTCGGTCCTGCGGGCCTGCATCGCCCACGGGGACTCACGCCCGCCCCGGCGCGCACGGTGCAGGGCCTGGCCCTGCGCGGCATGCTGTGGATGCTGGCCGGCGTCGTGCTGATCGGGTTCACCACCTGGCTGCACCTGAAGATCCGCGCGCCACACTGGGTGGCCCCGGTCATCACCGAACAACGCGATGCGCGGCTGTCGATGCACCAGTACGGCGACCGCCTCCTGGTGCAGGGGCGCCTGCCCAGCGAGGCCGCCCGCCGCCAGGTCTGGAATGCGCTCACCGCCCTGTATGGGCGCGACAACGTGCGCGGCGGGATCGAGCTGGATCCTGCCACCCGCCCTCCACGCTGGCTGGACCGGCTTTCCGCCCGCATTGCGCAGCTGGAAGGCGACGGATTGTTGCTGGACTTCAACGGCGATGCATTGCGGGTGGATACCTCGGCGATGGTCGCCGAGCAGCGCCTGGAGGTATCCCGGCTGCTCCGCCACCACTTCGCCGACCTGCAGACCACCGGGTTGTGGGGACCGGGACTGGCCGCGCTGGCCACCCTGCCTGCGCATGCCGAGGCCACCACGGTGGTGGAGGCGTTGAACCGGACCACCCTGAAGTTCCGTGCAGGCTCGGCGGCGCTGACCGGCGACAGTGCCGACACCGTGGATGCCGTGGCGGCCGCACTGACGCTGCTGCCGGCGAGCACGCGCATCGAAGTGGCCGCGCACACCGACAGCACCGGCCACGCCGACGCCAGCCTGCTGCTGAGCCAACAGCGCGCCGCGGCGGTGGTGCAGGCACTGCAGGAACGCGGCGTACCGGCCTCGATGCTGGTCGCCACCGGCCTCGGGCAGCAGTACCCGGTCGCCGACAACCGCGACGATGCAGGACGCGCACGCAATCGACGGATCACCTACACGGTGCGTGCGCCGGAGCGCGACGCAGGGACCGCTGTTGCCGTGGCCTGGCAGGACCGGTGA
- the rluD gene encoding 23S rRNA pseudouridine(1911/1915/1917) synthase RluD has product MSDNASESESPRQAVVPDTAAGRRFDAVLAELFPEFSRSKLTEWIKSGDVLLDGQTVRGRDPVRGGEVASLHVVLDTQTHAEPEDIPLEVLYEDEHVFVINKPVGLVVHPGAGNPTGTLVNALLFRDPSLSVLPRAGIVHRLDKDTSGVMVIARTIQAQTALVEQLSAREVHRQYLAIVVGALVSGGTADAAIDRHPRDRVRMAVREDGKDAITHYRLRERFRAHTALECRLETGRTHQIRVHMAHLRHPIIGDQLYGGALKLPKGASDELVAQLRGFKRQALHAETLEFVHPITGETITNSAPPPADMLALLQALREDSKRFAELERGRR; this is encoded by the coding sequence ATGTCCGATAACGCTTCCGAATCCGAATCCCCCCGCCAGGCCGTGGTGCCCGATACCGCCGCTGGACGGCGCTTCGACGCCGTCCTGGCCGAGCTGTTCCCTGAATTCTCCCGGTCCAAGCTGACCGAGTGGATCAAGTCCGGGGACGTCCTGCTGGACGGCCAGACCGTGCGCGGGCGCGACCCGGTGCGGGGCGGCGAGGTGGCCAGCCTGCATGTCGTGCTTGACACCCAGACCCATGCCGAGCCGGAAGACATCCCGCTGGAGGTGCTGTACGAGGACGAGCACGTGTTCGTCATCAACAAGCCGGTCGGGCTGGTGGTCCACCCCGGTGCGGGCAACCCCACCGGCACGCTGGTCAACGCACTGCTGTTCCGCGACCCCTCGCTGTCGGTACTGCCGCGCGCGGGCATCGTGCACCGCCTGGACAAGGACACCAGCGGGGTGATGGTGATTGCCCGCACGATCCAGGCGCAGACCGCGCTGGTCGAGCAGCTGTCGGCGCGCGAAGTGCACCGCCAATACCTCGCCATCGTGGTGGGCGCGCTGGTATCCGGTGGCACCGCCGATGCGGCCATCGACCGCCATCCGCGCGACCGCGTGCGCATGGCCGTGCGTGAAGACGGCAAGGACGCGATCACCCATTACCGCCTGCGGGAGCGCTTCCGTGCGCACACCGCGCTGGAATGCCGCCTGGAAACCGGCCGCACCCACCAGATCCGCGTGCACATGGCGCACCTGCGCCACCCGATCATCGGCGACCAGCTGTACGGCGGCGCGCTGAAGCTGCCCAAGGGTGCCAGCGATGAACTGGTTGCGCAGCTGCGCGGCTTCAAGCGCCAGGCGCTGCACGCCGAAACGCTGGAGTTCGTGCACCCCATCACCGGTGAGACCATCACCAACAGCGCGCCGCCGCCGGCGGACATGCTGGCCCTGCTGCAGGCGCTGCGCGAAGACAGCAAGCGCTTCGCCGAGCTGGAACGCGGGCGTCGCTGA
- a CDS encoding thiol-disulfide oxidoreductase DCC family protein, translated as MDRTPADVNRSADHAVIVFDGVCALCSRWVRFLLRFDRQGRYRFAAMQGSHGRALLQQHGLDPDDPLSFLLLENGQAWTDTDAILRVLAGLGGAWRLTAVLRLLPSGWRDRAYRALARNRYRWFGRHDSCYLPAPGQAGRFLD; from the coding sequence ATGGACCGCACCCCCGCCGACGTCAACCGCAGTGCCGACCACGCGGTGATCGTGTTCGACGGGGTCTGCGCGCTGTGCAGCCGCTGGGTGCGGTTCCTGCTGCGCTTCGACCGGCAGGGGCGCTACCGGTTCGCGGCGATGCAGGGCAGCCACGGCCGTGCGCTGCTGCAGCAGCACGGGCTCGACCCGGACGATCCGCTGTCGTTCCTGTTGCTGGAGAACGGCCAGGCCTGGACCGATACCGACGCGATCCTACGGGTGTTGGCCGGGCTTGGCGGTGCCTGGCGGCTGACGGCCGTGCTGCGGCTGTTGCCTTCGGGCTGGCGCGATCGCGCCTACCGCGCGCTGGCGCGCAACCGCTACCGCTGGTTCGGTCGGCATGACAGCTGTTACCTGCCGGCGCCCGGACAGGCCGGGCGATTCCTCGACTGA
- a CDS encoding outer membrane protein assembly factor BamD — MIRRSSLLSAPVRTAALLLVLALVATGCHRGTKGDNPDEGLPVEQIYEKSHRLMEGGNWSGAEANFRRLIAQYPYGPYTEQAMIETAYAQYKAGKHDDAVSSVDRFIRTYPTHRNIAYMYYLRGLSNGNRNTVFLRRVWALDPSRRDLSTPHQAYADFNIVVDRYPNSRYAADARQRMIELRDVFAQHELDNALYYLRRQAWVSAAGRANYLLETYPQSAFQYDAVATLGEAYTRLGNKTLADDARRVLELNQPEHPWLQGNWPKYPWMVRKLNPFAGEKSASTGQRNAKMERK; from the coding sequence ATGATCCGACGCTCTTCTTTGCTGTCCGCGCCCGTCCGCACCGCCGCCCTGCTGCTGGTCCTGGCCCTCGTCGCCACTGGCTGCCACCGCGGCACCAAAGGTGACAATCCGGACGAAGGCCTGCCGGTCGAACAGATCTACGAGAAGAGCCACCGCCTGATGGAAGGCGGCAACTGGAGCGGGGCCGAAGCCAACTTCCGCCGCCTGATCGCCCAGTACCCGTATGGCCCGTACACCGAGCAGGCGATGATCGAAACCGCCTACGCCCAGTACAAGGCCGGCAAGCACGATGACGCGGTGTCCAGCGTGGACCGCTTCATCCGGACCTACCCGACCCACCGCAACATCGCCTACATGTACTACCTGCGCGGCCTGTCCAACGGCAACCGCAATACGGTGTTCCTGCGCCGGGTATGGGCGCTCGACCCGAGCCGCCGCGACCTGTCCACCCCGCACCAGGCCTACGCCGACTTCAATATCGTCGTCGACCGTTACCCCAACAGCCGTTACGCCGCCGACGCGCGCCAGCGCATGATCGAGCTGCGCGACGTGTTCGCCCAGCACGAGCTGGACAACGCCCTGTACTACCTGCGCCGCCAGGCCTGGGTATCGGCAGCGGGTCGTGCCAACTACCTGCTGGAAACCTACCCGCAGAGCGCCTTCCAGTACGACGCCGTGGCCACCCTGGGCGAGGCCTACACCCGCCTGGGCAACAAGACCCTGGCCGACGACGCCCGCCGCGTGCTGGAGCTGAACCAGCCCGAGCACCCCTGGCTGCAGGGCAACTGGCCGAAGTACCCGTGGATGGTGCGCAAGCTGAACCCCTTCGCCGGCGAGAAGTCCGCCAGCACCGGGCAGCGCAACGCCAAGATGGAACGCAAATAA